One Manihot esculenta cultivar AM560-2 chromosome 18, M.esculenta_v8, whole genome shotgun sequence genomic window carries:
- the LOC122722476 gene encoding RING-H2 finger protein ATL11-like, protein MTNLNIPPQLNHGLLLKLLLFLFMLPFMAAPKGTLASSPPESTNSFDQAPQFNPSLAILMVIIVSAFFFMGFFSVYIRRCSERRFHRGNFNPTGAPQIFDGGRRSRRGQQGLDAAVIETFPTFLYAAVKGHKIGKVSLECAVCLNEFEDDQTLRLIPKCSHVFHPDCIDAWLASHTTCPVCRANLVPKPGESSFNSAQLFENDGDTVEPNQHSSICDESQNHILIHVSDANDRNGSQSPELTLSNTDTTQNRPPRSWSTGWRLDKLFPRSHSTGHSLVQPGQNLERFTLRLPEEVRSQLMNTHLNRTKSCVAFTRATSSRKGYRSRSGGNWRSRNYYYYERFDREGRPELDCWGLTVTPFMSRSGSVPASKHGVGGSEEVNATPPKSLLKSVKSPFDNLFEKSSINNVGERSSDRLRDDVSDSQV, encoded by the coding sequence ATGACAAATCTAAACATCCCTCCACAGCTCAATCATGGGCTGCTGCTCAAACTACTCCTCTTTCTATTTATGTTGCCGTTTATGGCTGCCCCGAAGGGAACTTTAGCTTCATCACCACCCGAGTCAACCAACTCGTTTGATCAAGCGCCCCAATTCAACCCCTCACTCGCAATCCTAATGGTAATCATCGTCAGTGCCTTCTTTTTCATGGGATTTTTCTCTGTTTATATTCGCCGGTGCTCCGAGCGCAGGTTTCACAGAGGTAACTTCAACCCCACGGGCGCCCCACAAATATTTGATGGAGGACGGAGGTCTCGTAGGGGGCAGCAGGGGCTTGACGCGGCAGTGATCGAGACATTCCCTACCTTCCTTTACGCCGCAGTCAAAGGTCACAAAATCGGCAAGGTCTCGCTGGAATGTGCCGTATGTTTAAACGAGTTTGAGGATGATCAAACACTGCGTTTAATTCCCAAATGCAGCCACGTTTTTCACCCTGATTGCATCGATGCCTGGCTCGCCTCGCACACCACTTGCCCTGTTTGTCGTGCCAATTTAGTCCCAAAACCGGGGGAATCATCTTTCAATTCTGCTCAACTCTTCGAAAATGATGGCGACACGGTTGAGCCAAACCAGCATTCCAGTATCTGCGATGAGTCACAAAACCACATTTTAATTCACGTTTCTGATGCTAATGATCGAAACGGATCACAATCTCCGGAATTGACATTATCAAACACAGATACTACTCAAAACCGACCACCTCGATCATGGTCAACTGGTTGGCGGCTTGATAAGTTGTTCCCTAGGTCACACTCGACCGGGCACTCACTGGTTCAACCGGGACAAAATTTAGAACGATTTACTCTAAGGTTGCCGGAGGAGGTAAGAAGCCAATTAATGAACACCCACTTGAATCGGACAAAGAGTTGTGTAGCATTCACTAGAGCCACGAGTTCAAGAAAAGGATATAGAAGCAGGAGCGGAGGGAATTGGCGCAGTAGAAACTACTACTACTATGAACGGTTCGACCGGGAAGGGCGGCCTGAACTGGACTGTTGGGGTTTGACGGTCACTCCTTTCATGTCGAGAAGCGGTTCGGTTCCGGCATCAAAGCATGGGGTTGGCGGCAGTGAGGAGGTGAATGCCACTCCACCAAAGAGTTTGTTGAAGTCTGTTAAATCTCCGTTTGATAATTTGTTTGAAAAAAGCAGTATTAACAACGTTGGTGAACGGTCGTCGGATCGGCTAAGGGATGATGTCTCAGATAGTCAAGTTTAG